The Thermococcus peptonophilus genomic sequence GCGTCAGGGGAAAGCTCGAAAATACCGTTCCAGCCTTCAAAAGGGCCCTTAGATGGGCGGACGGTGTTGAGATGGACGTCAGGGTTGCTGTAGATGGTAAGCTTGTAGTCCACCACGATGGGGGCTTCTGGAGCAATGGAAATTACTATCTGGTTTCTGAGCTGACGTTTAAAGATCTAAAGCGCCTTCACCCTCTTGGAAAGCTCGTTCCGAGCGTTAAGGAAGTGATCAGGAGTGTTTCGGGCTTTTTCGATTTTGATGTCAAAGAACCTGAAGCCGTTGAACCGCTTTTGAGCCTGGTTGAGAAGAACTCTCTTTTTGCATCCTCGGTGTTTTCAGCGGATAATCCTGATATTGTGAAGAAACTGATCTCTGAGTGTCCGGACTGCAGGGTGGGCTTCTCAATAACCGGTTATTCAAACGCTATTGTTCTCCCGACTTTGAGAGGTCTCTATTCCGTCCACGTCCCGATAGATGCAGTTTCATACGTTGGTTTCAGGAATCTGGTGGCGATTCTCCGGACTGCCCGAAAAAGAGGCCTTAAGATCTTCCTCTGGAACTACAGGATGGACGAGCTAACCTGGGTCCCAAGGTTTCTACCATTTGTTGATGCGGTCATCTCCGACGATCCAGCGAGGCTGAGAAAAGCTTTTATGAACGATGCGTATTGAACGCGAGGCGGTTGTTATGTGGGAGCGCGATAGGATTATCGTCCTCGGACACAGGGGGTACATGAGCGACTATCCCGAAAACACCCTTCTCTCCTTCAGGAAGGCGGTCGGGGCAGGTGCGGACGGCATAGAGCTGGACGTCTGGCTTACAAAGGACGGGCGCGTAGTGGTGATGCACGACGAGACCATAGACCGGACGAGTAACATGAAGGGCAGGCAGAAAGACATGACCCTCGAAGAACTCAAGAAAGCGGATGTTGGACAGGGTGAGAGAATCCCGACTCTTGAAGAGGTCTTTGAGGCCATTCCGAAGGATGCGCTTGTGAACGTTGAGGTGAAGGACAGAGACGCCGCCCGCGAGGTTGCTAAAATCGTCGCCGAGAACAACCCCGATAGGGTAATGATATCATCCTTCGATATAGATGCCCTCCGCGAGTACAGAAAGTACGACGATGAGACAACAATGGGCCTCCTCATAGACCGCGAGGAGGTAGTGCCTCTAATCCCGAAGCTCAAGGACGAGCTCAACCTCTGGTCGGTGAACGTCCCCATGGAAGCAATTCCCATAATCGGGCTTGAAAAAACCTTCCAGGCAATTCAGTGGGCCCGTTCTCTGGGCCTGAAGGTTGTCCTGTGGACTGAAAACGACGTTCTGTTTTACAAGGACGACAACCTCGCCAAGCTGAAGGGGCTCTTTGAAGTGGTCATAGCGAACGACGTGGTGAGGATGATAGAGTATCTCAAAAAGCTAGGACTTAGATGAGCAAGTCTAATAAGTCCCCTTTTCTCTATTCTCCTTAGGTGAGGCATGGTGGAGAAGTTCATACTTTCTCTCGATGAGGGCACAACTTCTGCCAGGGCGATAATCTTCGACAGGGAGAGCAACATCCACGGTATGGGCCAGTACGAGTTTCCACAGCACTATCCAAAGCCAGGATGGGTCGAGCACAACCCCGAGGAGATATGGGATGCCCAGATTCGGGCGATAAAGACCGCGATCGAGAAGGCTAAAATCGAGCCGAACCAGATAGCGGCGATAGGAGTTACCAACCAGCGCGAGACGACGCTCGTGTGGGACAAAGAAGGAAGGCCACTCTACAACGCAATAGTCTGGCAGTGCAGAAGAACAGCAGAGATGATAGAAGACATCAAGAGGGAATACGGGACGATGATCAAGGAGAAAACCGGTCTCGTTCCCGATGCCTACTTCTCTGCCTCAAAGCTCAAGTGGCTCCTCGACAATGTTCCAGGCCTTCGAGAAAAAGCTGAGAAGGGCGAGGTAATGTTTGGAACGGTTGATACTTTCCTTATCTATCGCCTTACTGGAGAGCACGTTACTGACTACTCCAACGCTTCAAGGACGATGCTCTTCAACATCAAAAAGCTCGAATGGGACGAGGAACTCCTTGAGCTCTTCAACATTCCTGAGAGCGTCCTTCCCGAGGTCAGGGAGTCGAGTGAGATCTACGGCTTCACGAAAAGGGAAATTCTCGGCGCTGAGATCCCGGTGAGCGGTGACGCTGGCGACCAGCAGGCGGCCCTCTTCGGCCAGGCGGCCTTCGAGACGGGAATGGTTAAGGCCACCTACGGGACGGGGAGCTTTATCTTGGCCAACACCGGCAAGATGGTCCGCTATTCCGAAAACCTTCTAACTACCATAGCATGGGGTCTTAACGGGAGGGTAAACTACGCCCTAGAGGGGAGCATCTTCGTTACAGGTGCCGCTGTCCAGTGGCTCAGAGACGGAATAAAGATAATCAAACACGCCTCAGAAACAGAGGAACTCGCTAAAAAACTCGCGAGTAACGAAGGTGTGTACTTTGTTCCCGCCTTTGTGGGTCTCGGTGCGCCTTACTGGGACCAGTTTGCCCGCGGTCTGATAATCGGAATAACTCGCGGCACTGGTAGGGAGCACCTCGCAAGGGCGACGCTTGAAGCCATAGCTTACCTTACTCGGGATGTTGTTGAGGAAATGGAGAAGCTTGTTGGGATTAAAGACCTGCGCGTTGACGGTGGGGCCACTAAGAACGACTTCCTCATGCAGTTCCAGGCAGACATCCTGAACAGGAGAGTCATCAGACCCGTCGTTAAGGAGACAACAGCCCTTGGAGCAGCTTACCTCGCCGGACTCGCAGTAGGTTACTGGGACAGTGTTGAGGAGATAGCCGAGCTGTGGAAAGCTGAGAAAGTGTTTGAGCCGAACATGGACGAAGAAACAAGGGAAAGGCTCTACCGCGGGTGGAAAGAAGCAGTGAAGAGGGCCAGGGGATGGGCAAAGGTCGTTGAAGCTACCTCCTGAATGTGCTAAGTTATTCATTGGAATGGTGTTCTCCTCTGTTCTTCCCTTTTGTGCCTGAAAACGTTCTTTAACCCTCTCTAAGTGAAACTAAAGGTTAAGGAAAGCTTTAAAACCTGAAAATCCGTTCCTCCTTTTAGTTTGGAGGTGTGAGCATGAAGACCAAGGTTGTCATCATCGGTGCTGGAATAAGTGGTGCTAGCATAGCGCGCGTCTTGAGCAAATACGAGAACCTTGAGGTTCATCTCATTGAGAAAGCCCCTGACGTCGGGTGGGGCGTGAGCAAGGCGAACACAGCTTTGATACATGGCGGCTACGACGATGACCCGGACAAGTACCCAATGAGGGCAAAGTTATGCATTAGGGGAAACCGTCTCTGGCACCAGTGGGTGAAGGAGCTCCAGATTCCCCACGTCTGGAACGGGGCTTTGATAGTTGCTACGAAGGAAGAGGACTTCGACGAGCTTGAGAAGCTTCTGGAGCGCGGACGGAGAAACGGTGTTCCCGAGATGCGTATTGTTGAGGGGGATGAGCTCTTCCGTCTCGAACCGGGCCTGACGAGGGAGGCAATAGGCGCCCTGTGGGTTCCAATAGTTGGGCAGATAAGCCCCATCCCGGCAGTTATAGCCCTTGTTGAGAATGCAGTTGAGAATGGTGTTAAAACCCACCTTGAGACAGAAGTTAGGGGCATAAAGGTTGAGAATGGTGAAGTTAAGGGCGTTGAGACAAACCACGGCTTCATTGAGGCAGACATTGTAATAAATGCCGCCGGTCTCTACGCCGACGAAATTGCCAGAATGGCTGGAATAGAGTACTTTGAGATACACCCGAGGAAGGGAGAGTATTACCTCTTTGACGACGATGTTCCGGGTCCGAGGAGGGTTCTCTTCCCAACACCGACGCCCATAAGCAAGGGAATAGTTGTTACCACTGAGATAAGCGGTCATTTAATGATAGGGCCAAACGCACAAGATTTGCCACCAGAGGAAAAGGACAACCTTGCCACGACGGAGGAAGGGCTTAGAGAAGTCTGGGAAGGTGCTAAAAAGCTCTGGCCAAACCTCCCGCCGAAGAGCAAGGTGATAAGGACTTTTGCAGGTTTGAGGCCTGAGCCCACCGGAGGAGACTTTATAATCAAGGCAGAAGAGATTTGGGGCTTCATAAACGTCGCGGGTATACGTTCGCCTGGTTTAACGAGCGCTCCCGCCATAGCCTACGAGGTCAGGGACATCATACAGCGCGACCTCGGGATAAAACTCGTTGAGAAAGAGAAGTGGAACCCATACAGGAAGGAGATAACGCACTTCTTCATGCTCCCACCGGAGAGAGCGAATGAGCTGATAAAGAAGAATCCCTCTTACGGAAAGATAGTGTGCAGGTGCAACAACGTCAGCGAGGGAGACATCCTTGAGGCCATTGAGAGGATGAAATTCATAGGCGTTAAGACTCCGAGCGTTGACTCCGTCAAGTTCAGGACTAAAGCAAC encodes the following:
- the glpK gene encoding glycerol kinase GlpK, which translates into the protein MEKFILSLDEGTTSARAIIFDRESNIHGMGQYEFPQHYPKPGWVEHNPEEIWDAQIRAIKTAIEKAKIEPNQIAAIGVTNQRETTLVWDKEGRPLYNAIVWQCRRTAEMIEDIKREYGTMIKEKTGLVPDAYFSASKLKWLLDNVPGLREKAEKGEVMFGTVDTFLIYRLTGEHVTDYSNASRTMLFNIKKLEWDEELLELFNIPESVLPEVRESSEIYGFTKREILGAEIPVSGDAGDQQAALFGQAAFETGMVKATYGTGSFILANTGKMVRYSENLLTTIAWGLNGRVNYALEGSIFVTGAAVQWLRDGIKIIKHASETEELAKKLASNEGVYFVPAFVGLGAPYWDQFARGLIIGITRGTGREHLARATLEAIAYLTRDVVEEMEKLVGIKDLRVDGGATKNDFLMQFQADILNRRVIRPVVKETTALGAAYLAGLAVGYWDSVEEIAELWKAEKVFEPNMDEETRERLYRGWKEAVKRARGWAKVVEATS
- a CDS encoding NAD(P)/FAD-dependent oxidoreductase, which produces MKTKVVIIGAGISGASIARVLSKYENLEVHLIEKAPDVGWGVSKANTALIHGGYDDDPDKYPMRAKLCIRGNRLWHQWVKELQIPHVWNGALIVATKEEDFDELEKLLERGRRNGVPEMRIVEGDELFRLEPGLTREAIGALWVPIVGQISPIPAVIALVENAVENGVKTHLETEVRGIKVENGEVKGVETNHGFIEADIVINAAGLYADEIARMAGIEYFEIHPRKGEYYLFDDDVPGPRRVLFPTPTPISKGIVVTTEISGHLMIGPNAQDLPPEEKDNLATTEEGLREVWEGAKKLWPNLPPKSKVIRTFAGLRPEPTGGDFIIKAEEIWGFINVAGIRSPGLTSAPAIAYEVRDIIQRDLGIKLVEKEKWNPYRKEITHFFMLPPERANELIKKNPSYGKIVCRCNNVSEGDILEAIERMKFIGVKTPSVDSVKFRTKATTGTCQGSFCRPKIVQLLAREYGVEPWKITLKGRGSEIGIGDVKTFLRGEDA
- a CDS encoding glycerophosphodiester phosphodiesterase family protein — encoded protein: MWERDRIIVLGHRGYMSDYPENTLLSFRKAVGAGADGIELDVWLTKDGRVVVMHDETIDRTSNMKGRQKDMTLEELKKADVGQGERIPTLEEVFEAIPKDALVNVEVKDRDAAREVAKIVAENNPDRVMISSFDIDALREYRKYDDETTMGLLIDREEVVPLIPKLKDELNLWSVNVPMEAIPIIGLEKTFQAIQWARSLGLKVVLWTENDVLFYKDDNLAKLKGLFEVVIANDVVRMIEYLKKLGLR
- a CDS encoding glycerophosphodiester phosphodiesterase family protein, whose amino-acid sequence is MEVLTLGHRGVRGKLENTVPAFKRALRWADGVEMDVRVAVDGKLVVHHDGGFWSNGNYYLVSELTFKDLKRLHPLGKLVPSVKEVIRSVSGFFDFDVKEPEAVEPLLSLVEKNSLFASSVFSADNPDIVKKLISECPDCRVGFSITGYSNAIVLPTLRGLYSVHVPIDAVSYVGFRNLVAILRTARKRGLKIFLWNYRMDELTWVPRFLPFVDAVISDDPARLRKAFMNDAY